A region from the Rhodamnia argentea isolate NSW1041297 chromosome 7, ASM2092103v1, whole genome shotgun sequence genome encodes:
- the LOC115756244 gene encoding LOW QUALITY PROTEIN: proline--tRNA ligase, cytoplasmic (The sequence of the model RefSeq protein was modified relative to this genomic sequence to represent the inferred CDS: inserted 1 base in 1 codon; substituted 2 bases at 2 genomic stop codons): MAGGETKKSNANAGAGGKKKEVKKETGLGLSNKKDENFGEWYLEVVVSGEMIEYYDISGCYILRPWAMAIWEIMQGFFDAEIKKMKIKNCYFPLFVSPGVXQREKDHIEVFAPEVAWVTKSGESDLEVPIAIRPTSETVMHPYYSKWIRGHRDLPLKLNQWCNVVXWEFSHPTPFIRSREFLWQEGHTAFATKEEADAEVLDMLELYRRIYEEYLAVPVIKGKKSELEKFDXGSYTTTVEVFIPDTGRGIQGATSHCLGQNIYDVLLREAASRAIISRASELSFDLTRRGALNVCVATPYSSFYVWALRLIVIDYMIKQDVYSKK; encoded by the exons ATGGCTGGTGGTGAAACGAAGAAGTCCAATGCAAATGCAGGTGCCG gggggaaaaagaaggaggTGAAGAAGGAGACTGGTTTAGGTCTCTCCAACAAGAAGGATGAGAACTTTGGAGAGTGGTATTTGGAG GTTGTTGTGAGTGGCGAGATGATTGAATACTATGATATATCTGGCTGTTATATCTTGAGGCCTTGGGCAATGGCTATTTGGGAGATCATGCAA GGATTTTTTGATGCAGagatcaagaaaatgaaaattaaaaactgCTATTTCCCTCTTTTTGTCTCTCCTGGTGTTTGACAAAGGGAGAAGGACCACATAGAGGTTTTTGCTCCGGAG GTTGCTTGGGTAACTAAATCAGGGGAATCTGATTTGGAAGTGCCTATTGCGATCCGGCCAACTAGTGAGACTGTCATGCACCCATACTATTCAAAATGGATAAGAGGACACAGAGATTTACCTTTGAAACTCAATCAATGGTGCAATGTTGTCTGATGGGAGTTCAGCCATCCTACTCCATTTATCAG GAGTCGCGAGTTTCTTTGGCAGGAAGGTCATACTGCTTTTGCAACAAAAGAAGAGGCAGATGCAGAG GTTCTTGATATGTTGGAACTCTACAGACGTATATATGAAGAATATTTAGCTGTCCCGGTcataaagggaaagaaaagcgAGCTGGAAAAGTTTG GTGGTTCTTACACGACGACTGTTGAG GTGTTCATTCCCGACACTGGTCGTGGTATACAAGGAGCAACTTCGCATTGCCTGGGGCAGAATAT TTACGACGTGTTGCTCCGAGAAGCGGCTTCTCGAGCGATCATAAGTCGAGCCTCCGAGCTGAGCTTTGACCTGACTAGAAGAGGAGCCCTGAACGTCTGCGTAGCTACTCCATACTCCTCCTTTTATGTATGGGCATTGAGACTTATAGTAATCGATTACATGATCAAGCAAGATGTGTATAGTaagaaataa
- the LOC115756265 gene encoding probable polygalacturonase: MRSHFILVDVLVLLALLVPTQWVAVGSSHCKRHNEERVRPHSVTITEFGAVGDGVTLNTKAFQNAIFYLNSFADKGGAKLFVPAGKWLTGSFDLISHLTLWLDKGAVILGSMNAEDWPIVDPLPSYGRGRELPGGRHRSLIFGRNLTDVVITGENGTIDGQGSMWWERFRNKTLDYTRPHLVELMNSTGVVISNLTFLNSPFWTIHPVYCSQVIVQNVTIRAPLDSPNTDGIDPDSSDDVCIEDCYISTGDDVIAIKSGWDEYGISYGRPSKNIIIRRLIGETRSSGIAIGSEMSGGVSDVHAEDIVFFNSTDGIRIKTSPGRGGYVRNIFISNVTLANVNTAIRFTGLYGEHPDESYDPNALPKVERITFKDIRGENITVAGLMEGIEGDSFINICLYNITLGVNSMSPWNCSNVQGYSSLVCPQTCELLEESIFPDHCTECYHLSSFSQGHRIRNKGARLLSWWTYLET, translated from the exons ATGAGGAGTCACTTTATT TTGGTGGATGTACTTGTGCTACTTGCATTGCTCGTTCCTACTCAATGGGTTGCTGTGGGAAGTTCACATTGCAAACGGCATAATGAAGAAAGGGTTAGACCTCACAGCGTCACAATCACTGAATTTGGAGCCGTCGGAGATGGCGTCACTCTCAACACAAAGGCATTTCAGAATGCCATCTTCTATCTTAATTCATTTGCGGACAAAGGAGGGGCCAAGCTTTTTGTCCCTGCTGGAAAGTGGTTGACAGGAAGCTTCGACCTCATCAGCCATCTCACCCTGTGGCTGGACAAGGGTGCAGTAATTCTTGGATCCATG AACGCGGAGGATTGGCCCATTGTTGATCCCTTACCATCATATGGCCGAGGTAGGGAGTTGCCTGGTGGACGTCATCGGAGTCTCATTTTTGGACGCAATTTAACCGATGTGGTTATTACAG GCGAAAATGGAACTATTGATGGTCAAGGCAGCATGTGGTGGGAACGGTTCAGAAACAAAACCCTTGACTATACTCGGCCACATCTAGTTGAGTTGATGAACTCCACTGGGGTCGTGATCTCGAACCTCACCTTCTTAAATTCGCCATTCTGGACCATCCATCCTGTATATTGCAG CCAAGTTATCGTTCAGAATGTCACCATACGTGCTCCTCTTGATTCACCGAACACAGATGGAATCGATCCTG ACTCCAGCGATGATGTATGCATAGAAGACTGTTACATAAGCACGGGTGATGATGTGATTGCTATCAAAAGCGGTTGGGATGAGTACGGCATATCATATGGTCGTCCTAGTAAAAACATCATCATTCGCCGGCTCATCGGTGAGACTCGTAGCTCAGGTATCGCGATTGGAAGTGAGATGTCCGGAGGAGTATCAGACGTCCATGCAGAGGACATCGTGTTCTTCAACTCCACCGATGGCATTAGAATAAAAACATCTCCAGGAAGAGGTGGTTATGTGAGGAACATCTTCATATCTAATGTTACATTGGCTAATGTGAATACAGCCATAAGATTCACCGGTCTCTATGGGGAGCACCCAGATGAATCTTATGACCCCAATGCGCTGCCCAAAGTAGAAAGGATCACTTTTAAAGACATCCGCGGGGAGAACATAACAGTTGCAGGGCTTATGGAGGGTATTGAGGGCGATAGTTTCATTAATATCTGCCTATACAACATCACACTCGGCGTAAACTCGATGTCTCCGTGGAACTGTTCGAATGTTCAAGGTTACTCCAGTTTAGTTTGCCCTCAGACTTGCGAGCTTCTTGAAGAAAGTATATTCCCAGATCATTGCACTGAGTGTTACCATCTATCAAGTTTTTCGCAGGGACATAGAATACGAAACAAAGGTGCTCGGTTGCTATCTTGGTGGACTTACCTTGAAACATAG
- the LOC115756266 gene encoding auxin-responsive protein IAA30 gives MGKGSSSSSASSSTASSLSRRLKKRLTTDLNLALGFSPDSHQDHNHPFSPKEAIEEGDECDNVATFYVKVYMEGIPIGRKLDLLAHDGYCDLIRTLDCMFDTNIMWSEEEGAQCGGCHVLLYEDKEGDWLMVGDVPWEMFLSSVKRLKITRIE, from the exons atgggCAAAGGAAGCAGCTCATCGTCGGCTTCTTCATCCACAGCTTCGTCTCTGTCCCGCCGTCTCAAGAAACGCCTCACCACCGATCTCAACCTCGCACTCGGATTCTCGCCAGATTCTCACCAAGATCACAACCACCCTTTTTCTCCAAA GGAGGCTATCGAAGAAGGAGATGAATGCGACAATGTGGCTACCTTCTATGTGAAGGTTTACATGGAGGGCATTCCCATCGGTCGGAAACTGGACCTGTTGGCTCATGATGGGTACTGTGACTTGATCAGAACTCTCGACTGCATGTTCGACACCAACATCATGT GGTCAGAAGAGGAAGGAGCTCAATGTGGAGGGTGCCATGTGTTGTTGTATGAAGACAAGGAAGGGGACTGGTTGATGGTTGGGGATGTTCCTTGGGA GATGTTCCTGTCAAGTGTGAAGAGACTGAAGATCACAAGGATAGAGTGA